One region of Salvelinus sp. IW2-2015 linkage group LG6.1, ASM291031v2, whole genome shotgun sequence genomic DNA includes:
- the tmco6 gene encoding transmembrane and coiled-coil domain-containing protein 6 isoform X2: MWRLNAVRHKAGRQGSDLEEFKFKRRXHEKELRRARKDSQLVSKRLLLNDDDDDEEEDGTMDTLASDQVVELFKMVRHGRDLVKKEADLRALRKALRSPSAHLILIKQPNSIAILVTNLCGPNPQCRLEAARCLHELSHSPHSEVDSLRLRQATPYLITFLSGQSPKFTELCLYTLGNMCPDSENVRDMLLAQGIIPALNNCIQIHRTNLAVVEAVGFTLSQLISANYVTGRIIPNVDNGALVAQGTLLRCTSLLVTLGGVVAKGSIEEGMELLIWPLLRCVGNLLLSGPLGALQPQLNDSRLLAALCAFPQAFLQTHPALAXESVWVLNNLTAAADSSMFCSALFYLNLVPALIQLLPFSHGINIMVLRVLGNIAHQGREYCLHLAQAGLLPALCATLKMADPEVVTFSLEVLGQLMASDPQLAEEFVRQSGLPVLEAIQYSNQETIRLRATHLLEHHLPPHCTVDTSASP; encoded by the exons ATGTGGAGGTTGAACGCAGTCCGCCACAAGGCTGGACGTCAGGGCAGCGACTTGGAGGAGTTCAAGTTCAAGAGACGAGYACATGAAAAAG AGTTGAGACGGGCCCGGAAGGACAGCCAGCTGGTCAGCAAGAGACTCCtgctgaatgatgatgatgatgatgaggaggaggatggcacCATGGACACACTGGCCAGCGATCAG GTGGTAGAGTTGTTCAAGATGGTTCGCCACGGCAGGGACTTGGTGAAGAAAGAGGCTGACCTAAGAGCGCTGAGGAAAGCCCTCCGCAGCCCYTCAGCCCACCTCATCCTTATCAA GCAGCCGAACAGTATTGCGATCCTGGTGACTAACCTCTGTGGCCCCAACCCTCAGTGTCGTCTGGAGGCTGCCCGCTGTCTCCACGAGCTGTCCCACTCCCCCCACAGCGAGGTGGACTCGTTGAGGCTCCGACAGGCCACACCCTACCTGATCACCTTCCTCTCTGGACAGAGCCCCAAGTTCACT GAGCTGTGTCTCTACACCCTGGGTAACATGTGTCCAGACAGTGAGAATGTGAGAGATATGCTTCTAGCTCAGGGCATCATACCTGCTTTGAACAACTGCATCCAG atccACAGGACTAACCTGGCAGTGGTTGAAGCAGTGGGGTTCACCCTCTCCCAGCTCATCTCAGCGAACTACGTCACAGGGAGAATCATCCC CAACGTGGACAATGGGGCACTGGTGGCTCAAGGTACTCTTCTACGTTGCACTTCCCTCTTGGTGACACTTGGTGGTGTTGTTGCTAAAGGAAGTATAGAGGAGGGAATGGAGCTG ttGATCTGGCCCCTGCTGCGCTGTGTGGGGAACCTGCTGTTATCTGGGCCCCTGGGGGCCCTGCAGCCCCAGCTAAACGATAGCCGTCTCCTGGCTGCTCTGTGTGCTTTTCCTCAGGCCTTCCTCCAGACCCACCCAGCCCTGGCCARAGAGAGCGTCTGGGTCCTCAACAACctcacag CTGCTGCAGACTCCAGTATGTTCTGTTCTGCCCTGTTCTATCTGAATCTGGTTCCTGCTCTGATCCAGCTCCTGCCCTTCTCCCATGGCATTAACATCATG gtGCTAAGGGTTCTGGGTAACATTGCCCATCAGGGGAGAGAGTACTGTCTCCACCTGGCCCAAGCTGGCCTGCTGCCTGCTCTCTGTGCCACACTCAAGATGGCCGACCCTGAGGTGGTGACCTTTAGTCTGGAGGTGCTGGGCCAGCTGATGGCCAGTGACCCACAG CTTGCAGAGGAGTTTGTGAGGCAGAGTGGGCTCCCCGTGCTGGAAGCCATCCAGTATAGCAACCAGGAGACGATCCGCCTCAGAGCAACACACCTGCTGGAACATCACCTGCCCCCACACTGCACG GTGGATACCTCTGCATCCCCGTGA
- the tmco6 gene encoding transmembrane and coiled-coil domain-containing protein 6 isoform X1, with the protein MWRLNAVRHKAGRQGSDLEEFKFKRRXHEKELRRARKDSQLVSKRLLLNDDDDDEEEDGTMDTLASDQVVELFKMVRHGRDLVKKEADLRALRKALRSPSAHLILIKQPNSIAILVTNLCGPNPQCRLEAARCLHELSHSPHSEVDSLRLRQATPYLITFLSGQSPKFTELCLYTLGNMCPDSENVRDMLLAQGIIPALNNCIQIHRTNLAVVEAVGFTLSQLISANYVTGRIIPAVLASGLIPHLLSVLTLDSQFGLGPVIECSWCLHYLACSNVDNGALVAQGTLLRCTSLLVTLGGVVAKGSIEEGMELLIWPLLRCVGNLLLSGPLGALQPQLNDSRLLAALCAFPQAFLQTHPALAXESVWVLNNLTAAADSSMFCSALFYLNLVPALIQLLPFSHGINIMVLRVLGNIAHQGREYCLHLAQAGLLPALCATLKMADPEVVTFSLEVLGQLMASDPQLAEEFVRQSGLPVLEAIQYSNQETIRLRATHLLEHHLPPHCTVDTSASP; encoded by the exons ATGTGGAGGTTGAACGCAGTCCGCCACAAGGCTGGACGTCAGGGCAGCGACTTGGAGGAGTTCAAGTTCAAGAGACGAGYACATGAAAAAG AGTTGAGACGGGCCCGGAAGGACAGCCAGCTGGTCAGCAAGAGACTCCtgctgaatgatgatgatgatgatgaggaggaggatggcacCATGGACACACTGGCCAGCGATCAG GTGGTAGAGTTGTTCAAGATGGTTCGCCACGGCAGGGACTTGGTGAAGAAAGAGGCTGACCTAAGAGCGCTGAGGAAAGCCCTCCGCAGCCCYTCAGCCCACCTCATCCTTATCAA GCAGCCGAACAGTATTGCGATCCTGGTGACTAACCTCTGTGGCCCCAACCCTCAGTGTCGTCTGGAGGCTGCCCGCTGTCTCCACGAGCTGTCCCACTCCCCCCACAGCGAGGTGGACTCGTTGAGGCTCCGACAGGCCACACCCTACCTGATCACCTTCCTCTCTGGACAGAGCCCCAAGTTCACT GAGCTGTGTCTCTACACCCTGGGTAACATGTGTCCAGACAGTGAGAATGTGAGAGATATGCTTCTAGCTCAGGGCATCATACCTGCTTTGAACAACTGCATCCAG atccACAGGACTAACCTGGCAGTGGTTGAAGCAGTGGGGTTCACCCTCTCCCAGCTCATCTCAGCGAACTACGTCACAGGGAGAATCATCCC gGCAGTCTTGGCGTCTGGtttgatccctcacctcctctcagTGTTGACCCTTGACTCTCAGTTTGGCCTGGGACCAGTCATTGAGTGTTCCTGGTGCCTGCACTACCTGGCCTGCAG CAACGTGGACAATGGGGCACTGGTGGCTCAAGGTACTCTTCTACGTTGCACTTCCCTCTTGGTGACACTTGGTGGTGTTGTTGCTAAAGGAAGTATAGAGGAGGGAATGGAGCTG ttGATCTGGCCCCTGCTGCGCTGTGTGGGGAACCTGCTGTTATCTGGGCCCCTGGGGGCCCTGCAGCCCCAGCTAAACGATAGCCGTCTCCTGGCTGCTCTGTGTGCTTTTCCTCAGGCCTTCCTCCAGACCCACCCAGCCCTGGCCARAGAGAGCGTCTGGGTCCTCAACAACctcacag CTGCTGCAGACTCCAGTATGTTCTGTTCTGCCCTGTTCTATCTGAATCTGGTTCCTGCTCTGATCCAGCTCCTGCCCTTCTCCCATGGCATTAACATCATG gtGCTAAGGGTTCTGGGTAACATTGCCCATCAGGGGAGAGAGTACTGTCTCCACCTGGCCCAAGCTGGCCTGCTGCCTGCTCTCTGTGCCACACTCAAGATGGCCGACCCTGAGGTGGTGACCTTTAGTCTGGAGGTGCTGGGCCAGCTGATGGCCAGTGACCCACAG CTTGCAGAGGAGTTTGTGAGGCAGAGTGGGCTCCCCGTGCTGGAAGCCATCCAGTATAGCAACCAGGAGACGATCCGCCTCAGAGCAACACACCTGCTGGAACATCACCTGCCCCCACACTGCACG GTGGATACCTCTGCATCCCCGTGA